The Mycobacterium sp. 3519A genomic sequence CCCTCAGTGGCCAACGCCGCCACCGCCGACGGCGTCTGGGTCAACACATTGACACCCTCAGCAATCACCAACGCATGCAGATCCTGCGGCGAAGCAGCCACCGACTCAGCCACCACCACCAACCGCCCACCACCAAGTAGGGCAGCCCAAATCTCCCACACCGAAAAATCAAACGCATACGAATGACACTGCGTCCACACCGGCGCCCCCGGCAGACCCACAGGCGCCGACTGCGCCAGATGAACCACATTAAGATGCGTCACCGCAACACATTTCGGCACACCCGTAGTACCCGAGGTATAAATCAAATAAGCAATATCCTCCCCAGTAGCCACCCCCACCGCACTACTAGGCCGATCCCGCACCCCACAATCCTCAACATCAACCACCACACACTCACACCCAACCAACCGCGACCGCAAACCCCCCACAGTCACCACCACCACCGGAGCAGAATCAGCCACCATGAACCCAATCCGGGCATCAGGCAACACCGGATCAATCGCCAAATACGCCGCCCCAGACTTGAGCACCGCCAACATCGCGATCACCGCATCAGCCGACCGCTCCAACAACAACGCCACACACCGACCCGGACCCGCACCCAACTCAACCAACAAATGCGCCAACCGATTCGACGCCTCATCAACCTCCCCATACGACCACGAAC encodes the following:
- a CDS encoding AMP-binding protein gives rise to the protein SWSYGEVDEASNRLAHLLVELGAGPGRCVALLLERSADAVIAMLAVLKSGAAYLAIDPVLPDARIGFMVADSAPVVVVTVGGLRSRLVGCECVVVDVEDCGVRDRPSSAVGVATGEDIAYLIYTSGTTGVPKCVAVTHLNVVHLAQSAPVGLPGAPVWTQCHSYAFDFSVWEIWAALLGGGRLVVVAESVAASPQDLHALVIAEGVNVLTQTPSAVAALATEGLESVAVLVGGEACPAQVVDRWAPGRVLINAYGPTEVTVYASMSAPLVAGSGPAPIGAPVCTAALFVLDGWLRPVPVGVVGELYVAGRGVGVG